Proteins co-encoded in one Micropterus dolomieu isolate WLL.071019.BEF.003 ecotype Adirondacks linkage group LG19, ASM2129224v1, whole genome shotgun sequence genomic window:
- the rnasel2 gene encoding ribonuclease like 2 isoform X1 yields the protein MRIPFASLLLLSATVFSQDANVSFRYRKFIDQHINVRMNVNQCDAVIKSRGISITNSNECKETNTFIQAYPDKIKNICGSAGVAYEGMMTKSTKPFSIVVCTLKRGIRHPHCQYRGQAYTRYIVIRCEQGLPVHFERDIINLEN from the coding sequence ATGAGGATCCCGTTTGCTtctttgctgctgctctctgccaCTGTGTTCTCTCAGGATGCAAATGTTTCGTTTCGTTACAGAAAGTTTATAGATCAACATATCAATGTGCGGATGAATGTCAATCAATGTGATGCTGTGATAAAAAGTAGAGGCATCTCCATAACCAACAGCAATGAGTGCAAGGAGACGAATACCTTCATCCAGGCCTACCcagacaaaatcaaaaacatctgTGGGAGTGCAGGAGTGGCATATGAGGGCATGATGACCAAAAGCACCAAACCATTCAGCATTGTTGTCTGTACCTTGAAAAGAGGGATCAGGCATCCTCATTGTCAGTACCGTGGTCAAGCTTACACCAGGTACATTGTAATCCGATGTGAACAAGGCTTACCTGTGCACTTTGAAAGAGACATAATAAACCTTGAAAACTGA
- the rnasel2 gene encoding ribonuclease like 2 isoform X2, with amino-acid sequence MNVNQCDAVIKSRGISITNSNECKETNTFIQAYPDKIKNICGSAGVAYEGMMTKSTKPFSIVVCTLKRGIRHPHCQYRGQAYTRYIVIRCEQGLPVHFERDIINLEN; translated from the coding sequence ATGAATGTCAATCAATGTGATGCTGTGATAAAAAGTAGAGGCATCTCCATAACCAACAGCAATGAGTGCAAGGAGACGAATACCTTCATCCAGGCCTACCcagacaaaatcaaaaacatctgTGGGAGTGCAGGAGTGGCATATGAGGGCATGATGACCAAAAGCACCAAACCATTCAGCATTGTTGTCTGTACCTTGAAAAGAGGGATCAGGCATCCTCATTGTCAGTACCGTGGTCAAGCTTACACCAGGTACATTGTAATCCGATGTGAACAAGGCTTACCTGTGCACTTTGAAAGAGACATAATAAACCTTGAAAACTGA